Below is a window of Deltaproteobacteria bacterium DNA.
AACGCAAGGGGCGCGGGCTTATTGCCTGTTGCCCCTTTTGTGTTTCCAGTGGTTGTTGCAGCTGATTGAAGCCCCTTGCGGCAAGTGAGCTTAACGTTATACTTTATATGATCAACAAAAACGAAATAAATGAATAAGGAGATTTAAGTGGTAACGTGTTATTTACGATATGTGATAGATCCATATAAGATCAATGAATTCAAGCATTATGCAAAACTATGGATACCATTAGTAAATAAGTTCGGCGGCCAACATCACGGGTATTTTCTGCCATCCGAAGGCGCAAATAATATTGCATTAGCGTTATTTTCTTTTCTGAGTCTCGGAGACTATGAGCAGTATCGAAAAGATTCGTTCAGTGACCCAGATTGTATATCTGCGTTTCAGTATGCGGAAGAGACGAGATGTATTATTTGCTATGAACGCAGCTTTTATAAACCACTTTTTAAATAGTCGACCCTGAAAATCAATCAACTTATTGAAATAAATTGACATTATTACGGATCGAATGTATTGATTTCGACCAGGAAACGCATGCGGGATGCAAAAAATCGGTCAAAAAATTCAACCCAGGCGACATGAAATGCGGACAAAAGCCCGGAACATGATCGGCATCGTTATCCCCTTTTTCCTCACCTGTGAAGATAAGGAGCTCGGCCTTATGCCCGTTTTTCGCACCGTCACCCCGATGCTGACCCTGGCGGTCCTTTTTTGGACCCTTGCCGGCACCCCGGCGTTTCGCGGAAGATACGAACGAGACCTACCTGCGCCAGGCCTTCGCCATGGCCGAGGAGGCCATTGCGAACGGGAACCCGCCCTTCGGCGCCGCACTGGTCAAAGACGGGCAGGTGATCGCCCGCACACCGAACACGGCGCATACGGACCACAACATCTCCCATCACGCGGAAACCAACTGCCTGGGCGCCGCGGCGCGCAAGCTGGGGTACTGGGGTCTTGAGGGCTCCACCCTTTACAGCAGTTGCGAGCCTTGCGAGATGTGCTGTGAGCTGATCTTTCTCACGGGAGTCAAGAAGCT
It encodes the following:
- a CDS encoding NIPSNAP family protein; its protein translation is MVTCYLRYVIDPYKINEFKHYAKLWIPLVNKFGGQHHGYFLPSEGANNIALALFSFLSLGDYEQYRKDSFSDPDCISAFQYAEETRCIICYERSFYKPLFK
- a CDS encoding nucleoside deaminase; its protein translation is MPAPRRFAEDTNETYLRQAFAMAEEAIANGNPPFGAALVKDGQVIARTPNTAHTDHNISHHAETNCLGAAARKLGYWGLEGSTLYSSCEPCEMCCELIFLTGVKKLVYGLSAERFAKITGFRKAISAKTYFNFANDKVEVVG